A window from Bufo bufo chromosome 1, aBufBuf1.1, whole genome shotgun sequence encodes these proteins:
- the PRKCSH gene encoding glucosidase 2 subunit beta, producing the protein MEMQQVVVVLGLLAVLSCRAVEVKRPRGVSLSNRSFYDETKPFTCLDGSKTIPFDHVNDDYCDCADGTDEPGTAACSNGRFHCSNPGYKPQYIPSSQVNDGICDCCDTTDEYNSGARCENTCREMGRREREDLEKKAEMAREGMLLKQKFIEEARKGREEKQVKLQELAEKRLSVQTLVDTLLAEKESAEKPEKEAKDAHKQAWEERRELEKAALEKKRSLEVFSELDQDSDGMLSAPELLSHTELDADGDGSLSDKESQDLLGGSYSVDVASFQESVWPQIKEKFKSANDVPPLPPVEEGTESHPEIPPEDEDDDVEEGDDEDDDDDSDDYHTAPPSKSDVEEVEMPPYNEATQALIDAAEVARNQFNEAEKSLREIDDTIKSLEKEISQDFGPHGEFSYLYAQCYELSTSEYVYRLCPFNRVTQKPKAGGSETNLGTWGFWSGPENDKFGAMKYEQGTACWQGPNRSTQVKLYCGKETVVTSTSEPSRCEYLMEFFTPAACQHPVEIPPEDHDEL; encoded by the exons ATGGAGATGCAGCAGGTGGTTGTCGTCCTGGGGCTCCTGGCGGTGCTCAGCTGCCGGGCGGTGGAGGTGAAGAGACCCCGGGGGGTGTCCCTGTCCA ATCGCAGCTTCTACGATGAGACCAAACCATTCACCTGCCTGGATGGCTCCAAGACCATCCCCTTCGACCACGTAAATGACGACTATTGTGACTGCGCGGATGGCACCGATGAGCCCG GCACTGCCGCGTGCTCCAATGGAAGATTCCACTGCAGCAACCCCGGGTACAAGCCTCAGTACATTCCCTCATCACAGGTCAACGACGGAATCTGCG ATTGCTGCGACACTACTGACGAGTATAACAGCGGAGCGCGCTGCGAGAACACTTGCAG AGAGATGGGCAGGAGGGAGCGCGAGGATCTGGAGAAGAAGGCGGAGATGGCACGGGAAGGCATGCTCCTGAAGCAGAAGTTTATTGAGGAGGCCCGAAAAGGCAGAGAAGAGAAGCAG GTGAAGCTGCAGGAGCTGGCAGAGAAGCGGCTGAGCGTGCAGACACTGGTGGACACCCTGCTCGCCGAGAAGGAGTCGGCAGAGAAGCCGGAGAAGGAAGCAAAGGATGCCCACAAGCAAGCGTGGGAAG AGCGGAGGGAGTTGGAGAAGGCGGCTCTGGAGAAGAAGCGCTCCCTGGAAGTGTTTTCTGAGCTCGACCAGGATTCAGATGGAAT GCTGTCGGCGCCGGAGCTGCTCTCTCACACCGAGCTAGATGCCGATGGGGATGGTTCATTGTCCGACAAGGAATCCCAG GATCTTCTCGGAGGTTCATACTCGGTGGATGTTGCCTCCTTCCAAGAGTCTGTGTGGCCACAAATTAAAGAAAAGTTCAAGTCAGCG AATGATGTCCCTCCattacctccagtagaagagggaaCAGAAAGCCACCCAGAAATCCCCCCTGAAGATGAGGATGATGATGTAGAAGAGGGAGATGacgaagatgatgatgatgactcgGATGACTATCACACA GCTCCACCAAGCAAGTCAGATGTAGAAGAGGTGGAGATGCCACCTTATAATGAGGCCACCCAAGCTCTGATAGATG CTGCTGAAGTGGCACGTAATCAATTCAATGAAGCAGAAAAATCCCTGAGAGAAATCGACGATACAATCAA GAGTCTGGAGAAGGAGATTTCGCAGGATTTTGGACCACATGGAGAGTTTTCTTATCTCTATGCGCAGTGCTATGAACTTTCAACAAGCGA GTATGTTTATCGCTTGTGCCCATTTAATCGTGTGACACAGAAACCGAAGGCTGGAGGATCAGAGACTAATCTGGG AACTTGGGGATTCTGGTCAGGACCAGaaaatgataaatttggtgcaatgaAATATGAACAGGGAACAGCCTGTTGGCAAGGACCAAACAGGTCTACACAG GTGAAGCTGTACTGCGGGAAGGAAACCGTAGTCACGTCCACCTCAGAGCCCAGTCGCTGCGAGTACCTTATGGAGTTCTTCACTCCCGCCGCCTGTCAACATCCAGTAGAAATCCCACCAGAAGACCATGACGAGCTGTGA